The following coding sequences lie in one Rutidosis leptorrhynchoides isolate AG116_Rl617_1_P2 chromosome 4, CSIRO_AGI_Rlap_v1, whole genome shotgun sequence genomic window:
- the LOC139840722 gene encoding uncharacterized protein, producing the protein MRLYQRFFVTNAPIQTLIPGVCGRHMATNACVICGLNMQLYFNVGEDDESSSSSSSRFVLLPDEMVLQILNKLSDLKSLCICKLIPKRFDSIVFQVDTIFVIASSGLSWKISDGVTVRFNLDSFSSAIKFLSTFTKLKSLCIHMPSSNVYAGGIDITDDCLFKWKIQLGNRVDSFLFLSPNLICDTNANVYEGLSNDDEKHDKYRIAITCLADESMRLMLFRLLFDFRLLEYVKTSSSDNRGMVFFFNSREKISQVMKWIRSPIDSVLERVNQNLSKTFSRISSCFVSLLKLPVSGYVMKGVTMIIFEMDDISEDSSLKNFDGFEQDNKEEAIYNEAVMEIYKKHKGLIVEREVAIV; encoded by the exons ATGCGTTTGTACCAGCGTTTTTTCGTGACAAACGCCCCGATACAAACGCTCATTCCGGGCGTTTGTGGGCGGCATATGGCGACAAACGCATGCGTTATCTGTGGTCTAAATATGCAACTTTATTTCAAcgtagg TGAAGATGACgagtcttcttcatcttcatcttctcggTTCGTTCTTTTACCAGACGAAATGGTTCTCCAAATATTAAACAAACTTAGCGATTTGAAATCATTATGCATTTGCAAACTCATTCCCAAACGTTTCGATTCAATTGTTTTTCAAGTCGACACCATTTTCGTGATTGCTTCATCCGGTTTGAGTTGGAAGATCAGCGATGGAGTTACTGTGCGGTTTAATCTCGACTCTTTTTCATCAGCAATTAAGTTTTTGAGTACGTTTACGAAACTCAAGTCTCTATGCATCCACATGCCGTCGTCCAATGTTTATGCTGGTGGTATTGATATAACTGATGATTGTTTGTTCAAGTGGAAGATTCAACTCGGTAACAGAGTTGATTCGTTTTTATTTCTGTCACCGAATTTAATTTGTGATACTAATGCTAATGTTTATGAGGGATTATCAAACGATGACGAAAAACATGATAAATATAGGATTGCAATTACCTGTTTAGCGGATGAGAGTATGAGGTTGATGTTATTTCGTTTATTATTTGATTTTAGGTTGTTGGAATATGTAAAAACTTCGAGTTCAGATAACCGTggaatggtttttttttttaacagtagGGAAAAGATTTCTCAAGTGATGAAGTGGATTCGTTCACCTATTGATTCTGTTCTAGAAAGGGTGAATCAGAATTTGTCGAAGACTTTTAGTCGGATTAGTTCGTGTTTTGTCTCCTTATTGAAATTGCCGGTTTCAGGGTACGTTATGAAGGGAGTAACTATGATTATATTTGAGATGGATGATATTTCCGAGGATAGTAGTTTGAAAAATTTTGATGGTTTTGAACAAGATAATAAAGAGGAGGCTATCTATAATGAAGCTGTGATGGAGATTTATAAGAAGCATAAAGGCTTGATAGTCGAGAGAGAGGTTGCGATAGTATGA
- the LOC139840724 gene encoding protein ALP1-like has protein sequence MLEAVASYDMWIWHAFFGMAGSNNDINVLNHSPLFDSLRKDRVAPSPFEVNGNQYPFGYYLADGIYPDWTTLIKGYTTPIEEPRKKFTKFQASVRKDVERTFGVLQGRFAILKTPARVMSFNKMRRIMYSCIVMHNMIQEDNGFALSTWEQEWLDKPENRPRRNIRRRVKDRRSREKEIRDRDVHDQLREDLTAHIWNLPPNFRSMHN, from the coding sequence ATGCTTGAAGCGGTTGCTTCATACGATATGTGGATATGGCATGCGTTTTTTGGGATGGCGGGTTCAAACAATGACATTAATGTGTTAAATCATTCTCCGTTGTTTGATTCCCTTCGTAAGGATAGAGTCGCACCTTCACCGTTTGAAGTAAACGGAAACCAGTATCCCTTTGGTTACTACTTGGCGGACGGGATATATCCCGATTGGACAACACTAATAAAGGGGTATACGACTCCTATTGAAGAGCCTAGGAAAAAATTTACTAAATTTCAAGCGAGTGTTAGAAAGGATGTTGAGCGTACATTTGGTGTTTTACAAGGTCGGTTTGCGATTTTAAAAACACCGGCACGAGTTATGAGTTTTAATAAGATGAGAAGGATAATGTATAGTTGTATTGTTATGCACAACATGATACAAGAAGATAACGGGTTTGCGTTAAGTACTTGGGAACAAGAATGGTTAGATAAACCCGAAAACCGGCCTCGTCGCAATATTCGGAGAAGGGTCAAAGATCGTCGATCACGAGAGAAAGAGATTCGCGATCGAGACGTGCACGATCAACTTCGTGAAGATTTAACGGCTCATATTTGGAACCTCCCGCCAAACTTTCGCTCGATGCATAACTAG
- the LOC139840723 gene encoding uncharacterized protein, with product MDFLALSIDLLFDSTSSEKEEEIQPRTRFQRQPRRFLNRDREAVGQLLWSDYICENPTFPDDIFKRRFRMRKVLFLRIRDGILQHSYTPNAPDHFTFFQQRPDALGRLGFSTIQKITCALRQLSYGMTEDIFDEYIKMAEKTGYVTLNNFCKCIIDLYGREYLRKPNATDIARLYWAHEEKHGFKGMLGSIDCMHWAWKNYPVAWKGQ from the coding sequence ATGGATTTTTTAGCCTTAAGTATCGATTTGTTATTCGATTCAACGTCGTCCGAAAAAGAGGAAGAAATCCAACCAAGAACTCGTTTTCAAAGACAACCACGACGTTTTTTAAATAGAGATCGTGAAGCAGTGGGTCAATTATTGTGGAGCGATTACATTTGTGAAAATCCGACGTTTCCGGACGACATTTTCAAGAGACGATTTCGGATGCGCAAAGTTTTATTTCTCCGTATCCGAGACGGTATTCTTCAACACTCTTATACTCCTAATGCCCCCGATCATTTTACTTTTTTCCAACAACGTCCGGATGCACTTGGACGTCTTGGTTTCTCAACTATTCAAAAAATAACTTGCGCGTTACGGCAATTGTCGTATGGGATGACCGAGGATATATTTGATGAATATATTAAAATGGCGGAAAAAACGGGTTATGTTACTTTAAATAATTTTTGCAAGTGTATAATTGACTTATATGGGCGGGAATATTTGAGGAAGCCTAATGCAACTGACATTGCTCGGTTGTATTGGGCGCACGAGGAGAAACATGGTTTCAAGGGAATGTTGGGTAGTATTGACTGTATGCATTGGGCATGGAAAAATTATCCCGTTGCATGGAAAGGACAATAA